One part of the Anopheles merus strain MAF chromosome 3L, AmerM5.1, whole genome shotgun sequence genome encodes these proteins:
- the LOC121600274 gene encoding uncharacterized protein LOC121600274, with product MPYILVETTTPTGGKELLAAPAAWIQKKADGTAYLCWPFARSIRKLNALFQDEYSIPSEVWERLECEILCRNILSLSSADKMIETMESSRLNEPKPAAGVTVQRLNDPLANRQSNGGVQKLLSSLTVQPDDDPLGDVKPCPQMLDLLYELKSLIQANQEELRQNLKEGFGRVDKSVKSMNDKYLESNAVQYELGRADANAFQAGRVDANVCQLIEQPEKFKVDLLTEMEAVEEFEKRLEEDDYRTQVCQWIDASVGHMRQSEHRMHTLLDLIIDRKLFAGFSWTGGGKNKRALNVLKNILNLFEYAGTTSVYRADHVSVENFMRKKLHNSTTRIKAKGVRKSVPHSGRKRLNRVGEEIIRIIPKQIKLTSSTDVRSTAAVADATQGQSSPSSSILMAVSVPVKPIRSETIVVKQDATMFIDGVDEFEEMLDIGRLQK from the coding sequence ATGCCGTACATCTTGGTAGAAACGACTACTCCCACCGGCGGCAAAGAGCTGCTAGCTGCACCGGCCGCCTGGATCCAAAAGAAGGCTGACGGCACCGCATATCTGTGCTGGCCATTCGCTAGAAGCATACGGAAGCTGAATGCATTGTTCCAAGACGAGTACAGCATTCCGTCGGAGGTGTGGGAAAGGCTTGAGTGTGAAATTTTGTGTCGCAACATTCTGTCGCTCTCGTCGGCTGACAAGATGATCGAAACGATGGAAAGCAGTCGGCTGAACGAGCCGAAACCGGCAGCAGGAGTAACGGTGCAACGATTAAACGATCCTCTTGCGAACCGGCAGAGCAACGGCGGTGTGCAGAAGCTGCTGTCCAGCCTCACCGTCCAGCCGGACGATGATCCGCTCGGGGATGTGAAACCGTGCCCCCAGATGCTGGACCTTTTGTACGAGCTGAAGAGTCTGATACAGGCGAACCAGGAAGAGTTGCGGCAGAATCTAAAGGAGGGATTCGGAAGGGTGGACAAGTCCGTTAAATCGATGAACGACAAGTACCTGGAATCGAATGCGGTACAGTACGAACTTGGGCGGGCGGATGCGAACGCGTTCCAGGCGGGACGGGTGGATGCGAACGTGTGCCAGCTGATCGAACAGCCGGAAAAGTTTAAGGTCGACTTGCTCACCGAGATGGAAGCGGTGGAAGAGTTTGAGAAGCGTCTGGAGGAGGATGACTATCGCACCCAGGTGTGCCAGTGGATCGATGCGAGCGTGGGACACATGCGGCAGTCCGAACATCGGATGCACACATTGTTGGACCTCATCATCGATCGGAAGCTGTTCGCTGGCTTCAGCTGGACCGGCGGCGGAAAGAACAAACGGGCGCTGAACGTGCTCAAGAACATACTGAACTTGTTCGAGTACGCCGGTACCACCTCCGTGTACCGGGCGGATCACGTGTCAGTGGAGAATTTCATGCGCAAAAAGCTTCACAACTCGACCACCAGGATAAAGGCGAAGGGTGTGCGCAAGAGTGTGCCACATAGCGGTCGTAAGCGGCTAAACCGAGTGGGAGAAGAAATCATTAGAATTATTCCGAAACAGATTAAATTGACATCATCTACTGATGTGCGAAGTACTGCAGCGGTTGCGGATGCGACTCAAGGGCAATCATCACCCTCGTCATCGATATTGATGGCTGTGAGTGTACCGGTCAAACCGATCAGATCGGAAACGATAGTAGTGAAGCAAGATGCCACCATGTTCATAGACGGTGTGGATGAGTTTGAAGAAATGTTGGACATTGGACGATTGCAGAAGTAA